The window AAGCTAACAGTAATCCAACCAACTAGGCTACTCTCAGGGAACAGCATCTGCTATGTTAATGGTGTTTCCCACCCTACCTCCCCCCCCCTCAACCCAACACAGTCTTATCATTTCCAGCTTTTATTTCATCTGTTATATTGCTTTTCATCCAGTTACTCCTGCTTTCCAcacaaaaacatatttaaatgagGACATGTTCATTACCCATTTTATTTGTACATTAAAATAAGTCCAATTTATTGAAACCACACTATCACAATGCATCTACAAAAGCTTGCAAAAAAGCCAATTATTAATCCCTTTGCTGAAGTTTGCTACTTTATGAGATTCCCTGCCCCCGCCCCCTGCCCCagttatgcatttaaaattttataaaggcTTATAAAAAAGTTATGGGATTTGGCAccttcagaaaaattaaaagggaaacttAAGAACAAAATATGCAGAAAGTTGTTGAtatttacaaattaaaacaataaagatTATGATGGTTACTTATGCTTGTGTTTTTAATTCTCGTGTTTTATGATATATAGTACTTTCAAAACAATGCTCTAATTTTGAATTTCCTACAAAATCTTTTGATTATAGTTTGGAATGAATCAAAACAAATTTAAGGTTTTAATAAACAGTTCATTTTCCATTCATTATAACCCTGGCAGTATTCTTAGAAACCTTAGGATAAACGAGGGGCCGATCGGTCGTTTGTCAGTGTCTTCTTCAGTTTGACGCCGCGGCGAATGGCGTTCAGCATGTCTTCACCTTGCAGGGTATCCCCCGGGCTCAGATCTCCTGGGTTGCTGCACTCTGGGGTCTGGCCAGGGGAGCTAGTGGCACTTGAGTGATccccttctgtttcttcttcttctgtttccGGAGCGCTCTGTCTCTGCTCCTCTGGGACGCTTGGCTTCGGGCCGGGCAAGGGGGGGTTCACGGAGGCCTGCCCACTCCACATGGAGGCGGGCCCGCTCGCGCCACCCTGGGCAGTCTCACCCGCAGAAGGTGACTCTGGGCTGTGTTCTCCGTGCCCCTCGGGCCCACCCTGAGGACTCGGTAGCATACCTGGCAGGTCAGGGACAGTTGGGGTTTTGACAGGAATCACAGGAGTCTTGATGGGGATGGGTCCAGCCCCGATGGTTCCCCTTCGTACAGAAGGTTTAGTAGAAGGGGTCCGTCTGATGGTTGCTACACCAGGAGTTACTATCACAGGTCCTAGGGTAGTGGGGAGACCAGCAGTTGAAGCCGGGCGTTTGGCCTGAAACATCCTGCGATAGGACTGGCTAATGTCACTGTTTCTCGGAATGGTAGAGGATTTGTCAAATTCCTGCTGCTCTGTCTCCTGGTCACCACTTACAGAGAAATAATCATAATCTGAAACTGATTAAAGCGTTTGCATTAGGAACACCGAAGATGGTGACTTTTCCCAACTAAGGAGCCAGCGGAAGTGCGGATTAACTGGCACCGAGGGTGGTTCAGCGGGGGAGGAATCCAGCGGCCGGACCTCCCAATCCCAGCTCTATCCTGGGACTCGGAGGCAAGGCTCGGGAGCacttcacttctccccttaacCCCTCACAGCACTGGCTTAGATCTGCGACCCTGACTAACTCCTACGCAGGGCTAAGGAGCCCCCAGACCAACACCCGTCAGTCACATCCAGCAGAATCCTAGCTGACCACTGTACGCAGCAGTAAGAGTTAGAGAGTGCTTTATTATTGATCTATCTGTGGCTATATAAGTACGGATAGATCGATggtctcatttgagcctcacaatgcGAGAGCTGGCAGGGCAGATCCTATCATTCCCATTTCGCAGATGAGACCACTGAGGTGCACTTTACCtcacttgcccatgatcacatcaGTAAGTGGGCTGGGTCTCTCACTGCTACAAGAAGTCAGAGCATGTTCAGGCACAGAACAGATCCCACAAAAGGCCATTTAGACTGCTCCTGTCCTCCCCtctggacagctaggtggcgccatagtgcgcAGAGCGCAGGGGCtcgggaaatggcaaaccatctgCCCAGAAGCCCCGCTCAGCGTCACCAAGAATCAAACACGACTGATAGGCCCTTTAAGGGTTTCCCAGGCACATCTAGGGGATCTAGTCCGCTGCTCTAAAGTCCTTGAGTCACGTTGGCAATCTCCCTTTGCCggggtgagggagagggaggaaactGGTAGTTAGCAGTTGTTATAGGAAATTCAGAGCCCAGGAGTTAATAAGGAGACAAGATGCCGTCTTTGAACCTTTGGCAGTTTTAACTACACTCTCTAAGGATTTTCCCCAGGGATTACAATTATTTTAAGCTTCAGCTGTGGGCCGGCAATTTAGTTTTCCTTTCAtctcaaataaaaagaattctgagaCTTCTGGAGTGTGGGGCagaaagagtaaaagggaaaagaagaagggccTTGAAAACTGGTTCGGTTTTTCTGCAGAGATGATATTTAACAAGGGAAATAACGTTTTTCAGGGGATTGTGACCCTGAAGGAGTCTATTTCTGGGGACAAGTGGAGGTAATAAGACCAGAAGTATCTACTTtactcagggttgttgtgagattcaaatgagataataaatgtaaagaactctaaaaatgtcagttattttttatgtaaaatagcctggagaagagagagTCATGATAGCTTTCATTAAGAGCTCATTTGGAGGAGTAATTAGACTCATGCCTTGGAAGGCGGAATCAGAAACAAGGAGGAGAAGCTGCAGAGGGGTAAAATTTAGGCACTGAGGGCCGGGCAGCCCTGGCCTGCCTACCATACCTTGTGAAGGTATTGTGTCCTCCGAACAGCACGGGGTGGTTGTCTGGGTGCTGTACCCACTGGAACACTGCAGGGAATCCCGGCTGCTCCTCTGGGGATCCAGCTGCAAGCCCCGGGTGAGGGCCAGGGCGAGCTCCTCACAAGCCTCCATCTCTTCTCCAGGCTGCAGGCAGgggagacacatacacacacacacacacaccatggcAATGAAATAAAACTGCGGAGGTCAGGCAGGGCGCACAGACCCCGCTCTGGACCTAAAGCTCACATCCACCCTGGGAAGAGGTAGGGAAAGGAAATGTTCTTATAGGGATTTTGGTGAGATTTTCTAAGGCAACTACAAACAAAATCCGAGATTCCAATTGCTGGACCTGAAGGAATCATTCCAGAGGCCAAAAGCAAGGGGGCTTCCCTTTTCCCAAACAGGAGAATATCCAGCCCATAGACTTCAGGGACCAGCCTCAAAAACCTTAAACCAGGAGAGAATTCTAGGTACTTGTGGCTACCTCAGTAACCCAGGTGCTAACTGTGGGACAAGATGGAGCGAAAGCATTCTTTGTGGCCCTGGCCCCTGCTCTGAATGACAAGGCCATGAGGGCTGGGAAGGGGGGGACAACTAACGGGTTACTCCTATGCTCAACCTGTAACTGAGAATTAGAGCATCACCCTGGTGGCAGCTGAAACGGTCATACTCCGAGGCCTCTGGGCCTCCTCGGCAGGGGCAGCTGGCAGGCCGGGGGGTCCTCCGTTGGAATCGGGCTCACGCTTCTCCTTGCGGCGCTGTAAGGTGTTCGCCACAGGCTGATCGTATGGGCCTGGCTTAGCCCAGTCCTACGTAAAACAGATGCTGTGAGAAGCTGTTCAGCTGAGGAGCCACCCTAACTGCTTTATTTTATGGGGTCTACAGCCCAATCTCATGATAGAGACTCTTGGGGAAATATCAACCAAATCAAAGCAGCCCCTGAGTCACTCTTTGGAAGGTGGTTAAAAAAACATGACTGGGGGGACCTCACTGGTATACTGGGgagagctggatttggagtcaggaaagccgtagttcaaatccagcctcagacattttctagttgcgtgttcctgggcaagttacttaatcttgtcTGCCTAAGTCTCactatctgcaaaatgagtattATATTTTACAGTAATATCTCCCTCCTGAGACTGTTACAAGGATAACATAATATTTGTCAAAGGATTTCTGACAAtattcaagtgctatataaatacccAAGTTACGCCACTGCTGTGGCtgtgactactactactacacttactcttcctcctcctcctccattattgctccaccaccaccactgttattactaccactacttcTACcgttactactactaccaccacttcATCCAACTCTCAAAGGCCTCCACCTAATTCCTTAGAACACGTTAAAACCCAATCTTGCAAATCCAATAGTAATTTACTCAAGGTTTTAACATTTTACTAATTAAGAACTTTTGGCCAGTTTTAGGAAGATATTCATAAATCCCAGAGCAATATTAGCAAAATCTCTCTGATAATAGTCTAAAACATCTGTATACTGGCCACTTAAGGAACAGGTGTGCACACTGTCTCCTAACCAGCCACACTGTCACACAGACAAGATTATCCTTTCACAGCCTGGGCTTGCCAAGCTGAATTCTGTGGGCTCTCTTTCAAATGAGAATCCAGGTTAATTTTTTGGGTAGCTCTCAGCAAtaatttgggttttgtttttggtcttttttacAAATGTACCAACCACTGTCCCTGTCTCATCATCAGTTTTCAGGAGAGGGGTTTGGGTTCTAAGATGAGAAAGGGGTAGGAAAGTGAGTGTGTGAGGCCTTCTGCAAGTACATCTGAAGAGCCAGGATGGCTCTTTTCTAAACCATAGATTATCCTCACAAAGATCTTGCAGGCGGAGTGTGATTGATCTCTGAGCTATCTGGGGACAGGAGGGAATTCTCTGGAGCCTCTCCACTGCTTTTACTCTGAGCTCCCTGGAACCCCATCGCGGTGATTAATCTGAGGCAGGAAAATCCAACAGCCCAACTCAGCCCACTCTAGCACCTCGCTGAGGGTCCATCTCTGAGCTTCGACCCTGTCCCCCCGACCCCCAGACCCCCAGAGCCTAAGAGGGAGGATGTGCTTGGAAAACCACACAGAACCCGTGAGAGGCGATTGCCACGGTCGGAGAAGGGCAATCTCCTGATAGCAATGAGAGaatgaaggggaaggaggggggaagagagagcgAGACACAAACCTTCCAACTAGGGATCTTAGATGATGGTAACATGCCCGGCCCAATGGTGTAATAATGAACGTAGTCTGGAAGGAGGGCAGAGGCCGCCCGAGGGCACAGACGGGAGACAGGCAGGCAATGAGGATAAAGGCCTGCACCCACTGATGCTACATGGGACTCACTTGGTAAACTATAGTGATAAAACCCGTTAGACAactggaaacaaaacaaacaaaaaaaaaaaaaacaaacaaaaaagggaaaaattaataaaacaagatgaatgtggaaatacGAGATGGCATTGATGTATTCTAGGCAAGGGGGGAAGGGGacctgaatatttaaaaaaaataatggtgattTGCTGCTTTTGGACAATCAACAGATGAAGCAGAAAGGAAGCAGGGGAGAAAACAGACCAGTGCTATGTGATCCCAAATAAGTATCGGCTGATTGGCAGACAATCTCTCTCCATCTTGATGATAATCTCATCAGTATGTCCACtagacaataaaatataatttcaatggAACACTGATTTGGTCAGGTCATACGcaattttaatcaattttaaaTGGTATTAATTAGGTCTGTTCAATCCAACTAACTTTCCAAAGATGCATTATTTTTCACAGCAAATctgactgaaaaaatgaaagtttaacaGAAAATTAAATAGCACAAAAACACACAGCCCGACATGTTTGAAATGATATGTTCAAACAAGGCTGTGATAAGGATGAACACCTGGGGTGTAGGCAGGGTAGGAGATGATGGGGAGGCAAAATCCCTGAATTGTTGatgttctgagttcaaattctcacACATAGCTCTTAATCCCAATCccacttccctttttcctccaaatatcaatcttttttttcatccaaaaatgACTTCACTATCAGGTTTCTGTGAAAACCCAAATTTCCGAGAATGAACTTCTCTCTATAAAAAACATAGCAGCTGTAGCAGACCTGGATTTAATATCCTTATTCATTTTCAGGGGTTAACTTGGATTTTTCCGGGGAGCTAGCTAGCAGAGGCAGGGAACGGGGGTGAGGCAGGGATGGCTGGTTAGTTCTCCATACAAATATTTTTCACCTTCTCTGTGGAAGCCCAAGCCCCCATGGTGGAGCCTGAGCTGACTGAGGTGGGGGAACTGCACTCGCTCACTGATTGGCAGGTCTCTGAAGCTTCGGAAGAGGCTGAGCTGGACGAATTCTGTAGCATTGTCAGCGCCACGGCAACACAGCGGGAAAGAAAACACGAGAATCCAAAATACAGACCCCAAACGCACGCAGGAACAGGCCACAAGCCataaaaagggtttaaaaaagCACGCACAGAcagacaagacagacagacacgTAAGTACACacaagaagagaggaaggatgaAAGAAGCAGAGgattagggattttttttctttgcatcattATATATGGCTTTTAAAGGTTTCTATAATGGTCAGTTgctttgaaaaggcaagcaagGAATAGCAAGTCTGAGTCCTACCAGCCTTTCCTGGACACAATTCAAGGCCCCATGTTGGATTCAAACAAAAGGGCAACATCCCTATGGAAGCTTCTCCAAGGGAATCAGGACCTTGGACCTATCTCTGTTTCCCCTTTTACCCCCAGGGCATTCTTTATCTCTAGAAACCTGGCCAATCACTGGCTTTCTCTGCATGTTTAGGTTAGCCCAAACCAGCTAATAGCTGGTTTTCTTTCCCTAGTATATTTTAAGGAGTAGCAACAAACGGGTGATCCCTCAAGTGCACGTGCACACTGACTTCTGGAGCTCTCTTTGTACTAGGGGAGACCATTTCTCTAAACTGGCCACTCACCTGCACAATTCACATACACTGTGCATACCTGGGAAGGTTGTAGTCTATATAATAGAAAGGACAGTGAATATGGATCCAGAGGATCCAGGAGCAAAGGGCAGGGACTACATCACATGGTCCATGAactaattttaatgttttttaatattctgataaCTGTTATTTCAATATAATCTGTCTCCTTGGCAATCcttggttttaaaatttaaaaatttatttaaaatattttaaattttctaatattctgagaAGACAAGACAAATTCCACCAGGTTGTCAAAGGGAATCCGtggggaaaaaagattaagaaccctcGAGATAGCTGATTTCTGAGGTCTTCTCCACTCTGTAATGGTAACCCTATTAATGCACAATTATAGGAAAGATGTCTCACTTGGGCAGAAGCCAGAAAGGGAACTTGACTTACtttgtttaatgttttttaatattctgataaCTGTTATTTCAATATAATCTGTCTCCTTGGCAATCcttggttttaaaatttaaaaatttatttaaaatattttaaattttctaatattctgagaAGACAAGACAAATTCCACCAGGTTGTCAAAGGGAATccgtgggggaaaaaagattaagaaccctcGAGATAGCTGATTTCTGAGGTCTTCTCCACTCTGTAATGGTAACCCTATTAATGCACAATTATAGGAAAGATGTCTCACTTGGGCAGAAGCCAGAAAGGGAACTTGACTTACtttgtttaatgttttttaatattctgataaCTGTTATTTCAATATAATCTGTCTCCTTGGCAATCcttggttttaaaatttaaaaatttatttaaaatattttaaattttctaatattctgagaAGACAAGACAAATTCCACCAGGTTGTCAAAGGGAATCCGtggggaaaaaagattaagaaccctcGAGATAGCTGATTTCTGAGGTCTTCTCCACTCTGTAATGGTAACCCTATTAATGCACAATTATAGGAAAGATGTCTCACTTGGGCAGAAGCCAGAAAGGGAACTTGACTTGCTTTGTTTAAATCTTGTTCCCACTTAGGaaaccatatttttttcattaaacctATGCTGTTTATGAGTCTAATTTCCACCAACATAGGTTTGTACCCTCACTCCCAGCATCTTTGCCTAAAGCATTCAAATACGGTTTGATCAGCAGCTTTTATGTCTCCTCCATCTATTCTtgatcttgtaaaaataaattgattttggCTGTCATAGGTActgttttttaaagtgtattttctattcttttctgtatTCCTTAATCCCttaataatttgttaaaatgaaaaaaatctcatcCTAATCCACTGGACTGTCTCTAGTATCAGGAACTGAATCTAGTATTAGGAACTGAAAACCTAGTGAACGACACATGAAAGACATAAAATTGCTGTTTCTAGCTATTCTTACAATCTTAGGACACCGGCAGACTCTTGAGGAGGTGGAAAAGTTTTCATTGTCTTTAAACATACTATTT of the Sarcophilus harrisii chromosome 1, mSarHar1.11, whole genome shotgun sequence genome contains:
- the MTSS1 gene encoding protein MTSS 1 isoform X1 encodes the protein MEAVIEKECSALGGLFQTIISDMKGSYPVWEDFINKAGKLQSQLRTTVVAAAAFLDAFQKVADMATNTRGGTREIGSALTRMCMRHRSIETKLRQFSSALIDCLINPLQEQMEEWKKVANQLDKDHAKEYKKARQEIKKKSSDTLKLQKKAKKAETVGRGDIQPQLDSALQDVNDKYLLLEETEKQAVRKALIEERGRFCAFISMLRPVIEEEISMLGEITHLQTISEDLKSLTMDPHKLPSSSEQVILDLKGSDYSWSYQTPPSSPSTTMSRKSSVCSSLNSVNSSDSRSSGSHSHSPSSHYRYRSSNLPQQAPMRLSSVSSHDSGFISQDAFQSKSPSPMPPETPNQNSSSSASSEASETCQSVSECSSPTSVSSGSTMGAWASTEKLSNGFYHYSLPSESHVASVGAGLYPHCLPVSRLCPRAASALLPDYVHYYTIGPGMLPSSKIPSWKDWAKPGPYDQPVANTLQRRKEKREPDSNGGPPGLPAAPAEEAQRPRSMTVSAATRPGEEMEACEELALALTRGLQLDPQRSSRDSLQCSSGYSTQTTTPCCSEDTIPSQVSDYDYFSVSGDQETEQQEFDKSSTIPRNSDISQSYRRMFQAKRPASTAGLPTTLGPVIVTPGVATIRRTPSTKPSVRRGTIGAGPIPIKTPVIPVKTPTVPDLPGMLPSPQGGPEGHGEHSPESPSAGETAQGGASGPASMWSGQASVNPPLPGPKPSVPEEQRQSAPETEEEETEGDHSSATSSPGQTPECSNPGDLSPGDTLQGEDMLNAIRRGVKLKKTLTNDRSAPRLS
- the MTSS1 gene encoding protein MTSS 1 isoform X2 produces the protein MEAVIEKECSALGGLFQTIISDMKGSYPVWEDFINKAGKLQSQLRTTVVAAAAFLDAFQKVADMATNTRGGTREIGSALTRMCMRHRSIETKLRQFSSALIDCLINPLQEQMEEWKKVANQLDKDHAKEYKKARQEIKKKSSDTLKLQKKAKKGRGDIQPQLDSALQDVNDKYLLLEETEKQAVRKALIEERGRFCAFISMLRPVIEEEISMLGEITHLQTISEDLKSLTMDPHKLPSSSEQVILDLKGSDYSWSYQTPPSSPSTTMSRKSSVCSSLNSVNSSDSRSSGSHSHSPSSHYRYRSSNLPQQAPMRLSSVSSHDSGFISQDAFQSKSPSPMPPETPNQNSSSSASSEASETCQSVSECSSPTSVSSGSTMGAWASTEKLSNGFYHYSLPSESHVASVGAGLYPHCLPVSRLCPRAASALLPDYVHYYTIGPGMLPSSKIPSWKDWAKPGPYDQPVANTLQRRKEKREPDSNGGPPGLPAAPAEEAQRPRSMTVSAATRPGEEMEACEELALALTRGLQLDPQRSSRDSLQCSSGYSTQTTTPCCSEDTIPSQVSDYDYFSVSGDQETEQQEFDKSSTIPRNSDISQSYRRMFQAKRPASTAGLPTTLGPVIVTPGVATIRRTPSTKPSVRRGTIGAGPIPIKTPVIPVKTPTVPDLPGMLPSPQGGPEGHGEHSPESPSAGETAQGGASGPASMWSGQASVNPPLPGPKPSVPEEQRQSAPETEEEETEGDHSSATSSPGQTPECSNPGDLSPGDTLQGEDMLNAIRRGVKLKKTLTNDRSAPRLS
- the MTSS1 gene encoding protein MTSS 1 isoform X7, with protein sequence MEAVIEKECSALGGLFQTIISDMKGSYPVWEDFINKAGKLQSQLRTTVVAAAAFLDAFQKVADMATNTRGGTREIGSALTRMCMRHRSIETKLRQFSSALIDCLINPLQEQMEEWKKVANQLDKDHAKEYKKARQEIKKKSSDTLKLQKKAKKGRGDIQPQLDSALQDVNDKYLLLEETEKQAVRKALIEERGRFCAFISMLRPVIEEEISMLGEITHLQTISEDLKSLTMDPHKLPSSSEQVILDLKGSDYSWSYQTPPSSPSTTMSRKSSVCSSLNSVNSSDSRSSGSHSHSPSSHYRYRSSNLPQQAPMRLSSVSSHDSGFISQDAFQSKSPSPMPPETPNQNSSSSASSEASETCQSVSECSSPTSVSSGSTMGAWASTEKDWAKPGPYDQPVANTLQRRKEKREPDSNGGPPGLPAAPAEEAQRPRSMTVSAATRPGEEMEACEELALALTRGLQLDPQRSSRDSLQCSSGYSTQTTTPCCSEDTIPSQVSDYDYFSVSGDQETEQQEFDKSSTIPRNSDISQSYRRMFQAKRPASTAGLPTTLGPVIVTPGVATIRRTPSTKPSVRRGTIGAGPIPIKTPVIPVKTPTVPDLPGMLPSPQGGPEGHGEHSPESPSAGETAQGGASGPASMWSGQASVNPPLPGPKPSVPEEQRQSAPETEEEETEGDHSSATSSPGQTPECSNPGDLSPGDTLQGEDMLNAIRRGVKLKKTLTNDRSAPRLS
- the MTSS1 gene encoding protein MTSS 1 isoform X6 — protein: MEAVIEKECSALGGLFQTIISDMKGSYPVWEDFINKAGKLQSQLRTTVVAAAAFLDAFQKVADMATNTRGGTREIGSALTRMCMRHRSIETKLRQFSSALIDCLINPLQEQMEEWKKVANQLDKDHAKEYKKARQEIKKKSSDTLKLQKKAKKAETVGRGDIQPQLDSALQDVNDKYLLLEETEKQAVRKALIEERGRFCAFISMLRPVIEEEISMLGEITHLQTISEDLKSLTMDPHKLPSSSEQVILDLKGSDYSWSYQTPPSSPSTTMSRKSSVCSSLNSVNSSDSRSSGSHSHSPSSHYRYRSSNLPQQAPMRLSSVSSHDSGFISQDAFQSKSPSPMPPETPNQNSSSSASSEASETCQSVSECSSPTSVSSGSTMGAWASTEKDWAKPGPYDQPVANTLQRRKEKREPDSNGGPPGLPAAPAEEAQRPRSMTVSAATRPGEEMEACEELALALTRGLQLDPQRSSRDSLQCSSGYSTQTTTPCCSEDTIPSQVSDYDYFSVSGDQETEQQEFDKSSTIPRNSDISQSYRRMFQAKRPASTAGLPTTLGPVIVTPGVATIRRTPSTKPSVRRGTIGAGPIPIKTPVIPVKTPTVPDLPGMLPSPQGGPEGHGEHSPESPSAGETAQGGASGPASMWSGQASVNPPLPGPKPSVPEEQRQSAPETEEEETEGDHSSATSSPGQTPECSNPGDLSPGDTLQGEDMLNAIRRGVKLKKTLTNDRSAPRLS
- the MTSS1 gene encoding protein MTSS 1 isoform X3 translates to MEAVIEKECSALGGLFQTIISDMKGSYPVWEDFINKAGKLQSQLRTTVVAAAAFLDAFQKVADMATNTRGGTREIGSALTRMCMRHRSIETKLRQFSSALIDCLINPLQEQMEEWKKVANQLDKDHAKEYKKARQEIKKKSSDTLKLQKKAKKAETVGRGDIQPQLDSALQDVNDKYLLLEETEKQAVRKALIEERGRFCAFISMLRPVIEEEISMLGEITHLQTISEDLKSLTMDPHKLPSSSEQVILDLKGSDYSWSYQTPPSSPSTTMSRKSSVCSSLNSVNSSDSRSSGSHSHSPSSHYRYRSSNLPQQAPMRLSSVSSHDSGFISQDAFQSKSPSPMPPETPNQLSNGFYHYSLPSESHVASVGAGLYPHCLPVSRLCPRAASALLPDYVHYYTIGPGMLPSSKIPSWKDWAKPGPYDQPVANTLQRRKEKREPDSNGGPPGLPAAPAEEAQRPRSMTVSAATRPGEEMEACEELALALTRGLQLDPQRSSRDSLQCSSGYSTQTTTPCCSEDTIPSQVSDYDYFSVSGDQETEQQEFDKSSTIPRNSDISQSYRRMFQAKRPASTAGLPTTLGPVIVTPGVATIRRTPSTKPSVRRGTIGAGPIPIKTPVIPVKTPTVPDLPGMLPSPQGGPEGHGEHSPESPSAGETAQGGASGPASMWSGQASVNPPLPGPKPSVPEEQRQSAPETEEEETEGDHSSATSSPGQTPECSNPGDLSPGDTLQGEDMLNAIRRGVKLKKTLTNDRSAPRLS
- the MTSS1 gene encoding protein MTSS 1 isoform X9 is translated as MEAVIEKECSALGGLFQTIISDMKGSYPVWEDFINKAGKLQSQLRTTVVAAAAFLDAFQKVADMATNTRGGTREIGSALTRMCMRHRSIETKLRQFSSALIDCLINPLQEQMEEWKKVANQLDKDHAKEYKKARQEIKKKSSDTLKLQKKAKKGRGDIQPQLDSALQDVNDKYLLLEETEKQAVRKALIEERGRFCAFISMLRPVIEEEISMLGEITHLQTISEDLKSLTMDPHKLPSSSEQVILDLKGSDYSWSYQTPPSSPSTTMSRKSSVCSSLNSVNSSDSRSSGSHSHSPSSHYRYRSSNLPQQAPMRLSSVSSHDSGFISQDAFQSKSPSPMPPETPNQDWAKPGPYDQPVANTLQRRKEKREPDSNGGPPGLPAAPAEEAQRPRSMTVSAATRPGEEMEACEELALALTRGLQLDPQRSSRDSLQCSSGYSTQTTTPCCSEDTIPSQVSDYDYFSVSGDQETEQQEFDKSSTIPRNSDISQSYRRMFQAKRPASTAGLPTTLGPVIVTPGVATIRRTPSTKPSVRRGTIGAGPIPIKTPVIPVKTPTVPDLPGMLPSPQGGPEGHGEHSPESPSAGETAQGGASGPASMWSGQASVNPPLPGPKPSVPEEQRQSAPETEEEETEGDHSSATSSPGQTPECSNPGDLSPGDTLQGEDMLNAIRRGVKLKKTLTNDRSAPRLS
- the MTSS1 gene encoding protein MTSS 1 isoform X4 yields the protein MEAVIEKECSALGGLFQTIISDMKGSYPVWEDFINKAGKLQSQLRTTVVAAAAFLDAFQKVADMATNTRGGTREIGSALTRMCMRHRSIETKLRQFSSALIDCLINPLQEQMEEWKKVANQLDKDHAKEYKKARQEIKKKSSDTLKLQKKAKKGRGDIQPQLDSALQDVNDKYLLLEETEKQAVRKALIEERGRFCAFISMLRPVIEEEISMLGEITHLQTISEDLKSLTMDPHKLPSSSEQVILDLKGSDYSWSYQTPPSSPSTTMSRKSSVCSSLNSVNSSDSRSSGSHSHSPSSHYRYRSSNLPQQAPMRLSSVSSHDSGFISQDAFQSKSPSPMPPETPNQLSNGFYHYSLPSESHVASVGAGLYPHCLPVSRLCPRAASALLPDYVHYYTIGPGMLPSSKIPSWKDWAKPGPYDQPVANTLQRRKEKREPDSNGGPPGLPAAPAEEAQRPRSMTVSAATRPGEEMEACEELALALTRGLQLDPQRSSRDSLQCSSGYSTQTTTPCCSEDTIPSQVSDYDYFSVSGDQETEQQEFDKSSTIPRNSDISQSYRRMFQAKRPASTAGLPTTLGPVIVTPGVATIRRTPSTKPSVRRGTIGAGPIPIKTPVIPVKTPTVPDLPGMLPSPQGGPEGHGEHSPESPSAGETAQGGASGPASMWSGQASVNPPLPGPKPSVPEEQRQSAPETEEEETEGDHSSATSSPGQTPECSNPGDLSPGDTLQGEDMLNAIRRGVKLKKTLTNDRSAPRLS
- the MTSS1 gene encoding protein MTSS 1 isoform X5, with protein sequence MEAVIEKECSALGGLFQTIISDMKGSYPVWEDFINKAGKLQSQLRTTVVAAAAFLDAFQKVADMATNTRGGTREIGSALTRMCMRHRSIETKLRQFSSALIDCLINPLQEQMEEWKKVANQLDKDHAKEYKKARQEIKKKSSDTLKLQKKAKKAETVGRGDIQPQLDSALQDVNDKYLLLEETEKQAVRKALIEERGRFCAFISMLRPVIEEEISMLGEITHLQTISEDLKSLTMDPHKLPSSSEQVILDLKGSDYSWSYQTPPSSPSTTMSRKSSVCSSLNSVNSSDSRSSGSHSHSPSSHYRYRSSNLPQQAPMRLSSVSSHDSGFISQDAFQSKSPSPMPPETPNQNSSSSASSEASETCQSVSECSSPTSVSSGSTMGAWASTEKLSNGFYHYSLPSESHVASVGAGLYPHCLPVSRLCPRAASALLPDYVHYYTIGPGMLPSSKIPSWKDWAKPGPYDQPVANTLQRRKEKREPDSNGGPPGLPAAPAEEAQRPRSMTVSAATRPGEEMEACEELALALTRGLQLDPQRSSRDSLQCSSGYSTQTTTPCCSEDTIPSQGPVIVTPGVATIRRTPSTKPSVRRGTIGAGPIPIKTPVIPVKTPTVPDLPGMLPSPQGGPEGHGEHSPESPSAGETAQGGASGPASMWSGQASVNPPLPGPKPSVPEEQRQSAPETEEEETEGDHSSATSSPGQTPECSNPGDLSPGDTLQGEDMLNAIRRGVKLKKTLTNDRSAPRLS